A genomic segment from Cyanobium sp. NIES-981 encodes:
- a CDS encoding nicotinate-nucleotide adenylyltransferase, producing MTAPPAEASLEPNSSRGVIALFGTSADPPTLGHQALLRGLLDHFPRVATWASDNPLKQHGAPLAERAALLGALVRGLADPRLEQHQELSSPWAITTLDRAAQTWPGRELVFVVGSDLAPQIPRWKEGQAVLRRCRLAIVPREGWPVDSAELEPLRALGAQLQVLPLAIPPTASSALRLQPDPRQIPASVWPVLLEHNLYGLADPS from the coding sequence GTGACCGCCCCCCCGGCCGAAGCCAGCCTGGAGCCGAACTCCAGCCGCGGCGTGATCGCCCTGTTCGGCACCAGTGCCGATCCTCCGACCCTGGGACACCAGGCCCTGCTGCGGGGGCTTCTGGACCACTTTCCGAGGGTGGCCACCTGGGCCAGCGACAACCCGCTCAAACAGCACGGTGCCCCCCTGGCGGAGCGGGCGGCGTTGCTCGGAGCCCTGGTGAGGGGTCTGGCCGATCCCCGCCTGGAGCAGCACCAGGAACTCAGCAGTCCCTGGGCGATCACCACCCTCGATCGGGCCGCGCAGACCTGGCCGGGCCGGGAGCTGGTGTTCGTGGTCGGCAGCGATCTGGCCCCCCAGATTCCCCGCTGGAAGGAGGGCCAGGCGGTGCTGCGGCGCTGCCGCCTGGCGATCGTGCCGCGGGAGGGCTGGCCGGTCGACAGCGCCGAACTGGAGCCCCTCCGGGCCCTCGGCGCCCAGCTGCAGGTGCTGCCCCTGGCCATCCCGCCCACGGCCAGCTCCGCCCTGCGCCTGCAGCCGGATCCCCGCCAGATTCCGGCGAGTGTGTGGCCCGTGCTGCTGGAGCACAATCTCTACGGCCTCGCCGATCCCTCCTGA
- a CDS encoding serine hydrolase, with translation MPQSRRCRALLLVLLLSLMPLPGRAAADPAALRSAVDDARRQGQLRAVLVRVSVDGEDLLRMVSGESLPGQPATTAMRFRSGAVAMAYLATLLLRLAEQGVVDLDAPVRRWLPEVPHTERVSLRQLAQMTAGYRDDVRNPAFIAAFERNPFRRWRSEQLLAFAEPASLLYPPGTNWNYSHTSTLLLGMALERAGGAPLERLLQQQVLSPLGLKHTGDTGTAAIPPPVLHAYSEERRSALALPPERGFLEESTFWDPSWTLPAGAVQTTTLDDLHATAVGIGGGALLTPASYRAMVNTDLRGRTTALPGCGTCFPQSEGYTFGMGIVTTGRWLTQNPLFGGYAAAFGYHPQRRIAIAVAVTFREEAFQPDGTYVNEADRLFRRLGALLPPEDPPPPPRQPRPARGAGAGAAD, from the coding sequence ATGCCCCAGTCCCGCCGCTGCCGAGCCCTCCTGCTGGTGCTGCTGCTGAGCCTGATGCCTCTGCCCGGCAGGGCGGCGGCCGATCCGGCCGCGCTGCGCAGCGCTGTGGACGATGCACGCCGCCAGGGCCAGCTGCGCGCCGTGCTGGTGCGGGTGAGTGTGGACGGAGAGGACCTGCTGCGGATGGTGAGCGGCGAGTCGTTGCCGGGGCAGCCCGCCACCACGGCGATGCGCTTCCGCAGTGGCGCGGTGGCGATGGCGTACCTCGCCACGCTGCTGCTGCGGCTGGCGGAGCAGGGCGTGGTGGACCTCGACGCTCCGGTGCGGCGCTGGCTGCCGGAGGTGCCGCACACCGAGCGGGTGAGCCTGCGCCAGCTGGCCCAGATGACGGCCGGCTACCGCGACGATGTCCGCAACCCCGCCTTCATCGCGGCCTTCGAGCGGAACCCCTTCCGCCGTTGGCGCAGCGAGCAACTGCTGGCCTTCGCCGAGCCGGCCAGCCTGCTCTACCCGCCAGGCACCAACTGGAACTACTCCCACACCAGCACGCTGCTGCTGGGGATGGCCCTGGAGCGGGCCGGCGGCGCACCCCTGGAGCGGCTGCTCCAGCAGCAGGTGCTCAGCCCCCTGGGGCTGAAGCACACCGGCGACACGGGGACGGCGGCGATTCCGCCCCCCGTGCTGCACGCCTACTCCGAGGAGCGGCGCAGCGCCCTGGCGCTCCCGCCCGAGCGGGGCTTTCTCGAGGAGAGCACCTTCTGGGATCCCTCCTGGACGCTGCCGGCCGGGGCGGTGCAGACCACCACCCTCGATGACCTCCACGCCACGGCGGTCGGCATCGGTGGCGGAGCCCTGCTGACGCCCGCGTCCTACCGCGCCATGGTCAACACCGACCTGCGCGGACGCACCACAGCCCTGCCCGGCTGCGGCACCTGCTTTCCCCAGAGCGAGGGCTACACCTTCGGCATGGGGATCGTCACCACGGGGCGCTGGCTCACCCAGAACCCCCTGTTCGGGGGCTATGCCGCCGCCTTCGGCTACCACCCGCAGCGGCGCATCGCCATCGCGGTGGCCGTGACGTTCAGGGAGGAGGCCTTCCAGCCGGATGGCACCTACGTCAACGAAGCTGACCGGCTCTTTCGCCGTCTGGGTGCCCTGCTCCCGCCCGAGGATCCCCCTCCCCCTCCCCGCCAGCCCAGGCCGGCCCGGGGGGCAGGGGCTGGAGCGGCCGACTGA
- a CDS encoding 23S rRNA (pseudouridine(1915)-N(3))-methyltransferase RlmH, with the protein MNPGRIRILAVGKVRKSWVREGLEVYRRRMPGLSIVELRDTDPVREAQAIRAELRSDEQLITLSEEGRTFRSRELAHHLNQSGSDRLAFVIGGADGLDPALRARAQWQLSLSALTFPHELARLLLLEQLYRAQTILQGGPYHRE; encoded by the coding sequence CTGAATCCTGGCCGCATCCGCATCCTCGCCGTGGGCAAGGTGCGCAAGTCCTGGGTCCGCGAGGGCCTGGAGGTGTACCGCAGGCGGATGCCGGGCCTCTCCATCGTGGAGCTGAGGGATACCGATCCGGTGCGGGAAGCCCAGGCGATCCGCGCCGAACTGCGCAGCGATGAACAGCTCATCACCCTGAGCGAGGAGGGCCGCACCTTCCGCTCACGGGAGCTGGCCCACCACCTGAACCAGAGCGGATCCGATCGCCTGGCCTTCGTGATCGGCGGCGCCGACGGCCTCGATCCGGCCCTGCGGGCCCGGGCCCAGTGGCAGCTCAGCCTCTCGGCCCTCACCTTCCCCCACGAGCTGGCCAGGCTGCTGCTGCTGGAGCAGCTCTACCGGGCCCAGACCATTCTCCAGGGGGGGCCGTATCACCGGGAATAG
- a CDS encoding NAD+ synthase, which produces MRLALAQLNPLVGDLAGNGQLILEACRQAAAAQADLVLTPELSLWGYPPRDLLFHQARLAAQATALDRLVAELAGCEGAPAVLVGIAEASGSRELPNLYNALALVEGTGWRVVARKQLLPTYDVFDEQRYFRPGTEPAVLAFGRGARQWRLGLTICEDLWVEEDLQGQRLAGPDPVAALQARQVEVLINLSASPFNPAKADLRQALAARAAQRLGCPVVYVNQVGGNDELVFDGASFVVGSTGAVLCQLPSCREALELWSPASSAGSPPPPAAVLPAPMEQLFRALVLGVRDYAGKCGFQRSLLGLSGGIDSALVAVIASAALGPAAVRALLMPSPWSSEGSIADALALADRLGLPTSTLPIGPLMGGFDAALQPALGHAPTGLAAENLQSRIRGTLLMAVANQEGQLLLSTGNKSELAVGYCTLYGDMNGGLAVIGDLYKTTVFALADWLDSPASMPCRRDVGLPAEGELIGLAIRSKPPSAELRPDQRDSDSLPDYAELDPLLEALVEQRRSAEELAAEPRFGPLALQVGLLLRRAEFKRRQAAPVLKVSGHAFDSGWRMPIAAG; this is translated from the coding sequence ATGCGCCTTGCCCTGGCCCAGCTCAACCCGCTGGTGGGAGATCTGGCCGGCAATGGGCAGCTGATCCTCGAGGCCTGCCGGCAGGCCGCCGCTGCCCAGGCCGATCTGGTGCTCACCCCCGAACTCTCGCTCTGGGGCTACCCACCGCGGGACCTGCTGTTCCATCAGGCCCGTCTGGCCGCCCAGGCCACCGCGCTGGACAGGCTGGTCGCTGAGCTGGCCGGCTGCGAAGGTGCGCCGGCCGTGCTGGTGGGCATTGCCGAGGCCAGCGGCAGCCGGGAGCTGCCCAATCTCTACAACGCCCTGGCCCTGGTGGAGGGAACCGGCTGGCGGGTGGTGGCCCGCAAGCAGTTGCTGCCCACCTACGACGTGTTCGATGAGCAGCGCTATTTCCGCCCCGGCACGGAGCCTGCCGTGCTCGCGTTCGGCAGGGGCGCCCGCCAGTGGCGCCTGGGGCTCACCATCTGCGAAGACCTCTGGGTGGAGGAGGACCTGCAGGGGCAGCGCCTGGCCGGCCCCGATCCCGTGGCGGCGCTACAGGCCCGGCAGGTGGAGGTGCTGATCAACCTCTCCGCCTCACCGTTCAACCCGGCCAAGGCGGACCTGCGCCAGGCCCTCGCCGCCCGGGCGGCCCAGCGGCTCGGCTGCCCGGTGGTGTACGTGAACCAGGTGGGCGGCAACGACGAGCTGGTCTTCGACGGGGCCAGCTTCGTGGTGGGCTCCACTGGGGCGGTGCTGTGCCAGCTGCCCAGCTGCCGGGAAGCCCTGGAGCTGTGGAGCCCTGCATCGTCTGCCGGCAGCCCGCCCCCCCCTGCAGCGGTGCTGCCGGCTCCGATGGAGCAGCTGTTCCGCGCTCTGGTGCTGGGTGTCCGCGACTACGCCGGCAAGTGCGGCTTCCAGCGGAGCCTGCTCGGCCTGAGCGGCGGCATCGATTCGGCCCTGGTGGCGGTGATCGCCTCCGCCGCCCTGGGGCCTGCCGCCGTGCGCGCGCTGCTGATGCCCTCACCCTGGAGTTCGGAGGGCTCGATCGCGGATGCTCTGGCACTGGCGGATCGCCTGGGCCTGCCCACCAGCACCCTGCCGATCGGTCCGCTGATGGGCGGCTTCGATGCGGCCCTGCAGCCCGCCCTGGGCCATGCCCCCACCGGGCTGGCAGCGGAGAATCTGCAGTCGCGGATCCGCGGCACCCTGCTGATGGCCGTGGCGAACCAGGAGGGCCAGCTGCTGCTCTCCACCGGCAACAAATCCGAGCTGGCCGTGGGCTACTGCACCCTCTACGGCGACATGAACGGCGGCCTGGCCGTGATCGGTGACCTCTACAAAACCACCGTGTTCGCCCTGGCGGACTGGCTCGACAGCCCGGCCTCCATGCCCTGCCGCCGAGACGTCGGCCTGCCCGCCGAGGGGGAGCTGATCGGCCTGGCCATCCGCAGCAAGCCCCCCAGCGCCGAACTGCGGCCCGACCAGCGCGACAGCGACTCCCTGCCGGACTACGCCGAGCTCGACCCCCTGCTCGAGGCCCTGGTGGAACAGCGCCGCAGCGCTGAAGAGCTGGCTGCGGAACCCCGCTTCGGGCCACTGGCGCTGCAGGTGGGCCTGCTGTTGCGCCGGGCTGAATTCAAGCGCCGGCAGGCCGCGCCCGTGCTGAAGGTGAGCGGTCACGCCTTCGACAGCGGTTGGCGCATGCCGATCGCCGCTGGCTGA
- the ald gene encoding alanine dehydrogenase: MASIGVPREIKRDERRVALTPDGVQELVSQGMEVRVEAGAGLGAGIADTDFAAAGARLVNREEAWAAHLVVKVKEPQPEEFGFLRSDLVLFTYLHLAAYPDVGRALLEAGTTSLAYETVQLEDASLPLLAPMSEIAGRLAAQVGAHLLEQPHGGRGILMGGCTGVRPARVVVLGAGTVGWNAARIAAAMDAEVFLLDRSPQRLRQLEADRRGRLVNLVSSRSLVERLVPGADLVIGAVLTPGGRAPTLVEEALVQQMKPGSVIVDVAIDQGGCIATSRETTHTDPVHAVHGVQHYAVGNMPGAVPFTSTEALVSVTLPYILVMAGRGLAEAVTDRPELLSGLNTVDGAVCHPGVAKALGVAPRHPMACLR, encoded by the coding sequence ATGGCGAGCATCGGTGTGCCCCGTGAGATCAAGCGCGACGAGCGCCGTGTGGCCCTCACCCCCGATGGGGTGCAGGAGCTGGTGTCCCAGGGCATGGAGGTGCGGGTGGAGGCCGGCGCCGGGCTGGGGGCGGGCATCGCCGATACCGACTTCGCCGCCGCCGGTGCCCGCCTGGTGAACCGGGAGGAGGCCTGGGCCGCCCATCTGGTGGTGAAGGTGAAGGAACCCCAGCCGGAGGAATTCGGCTTCCTGCGCAGCGATCTGGTGCTGTTCACCTACCTGCACCTGGCCGCGTACCCGGATGTGGGCCGGGCTCTGCTGGAGGCCGGCACCACCTCGCTGGCCTACGAAACGGTGCAGCTGGAGGACGCCAGCCTGCCGCTGCTGGCCCCGATGAGCGAGATCGCCGGCCGTCTGGCCGCCCAGGTGGGCGCCCACCTGCTGGAGCAGCCCCACGGGGGCCGGGGGATCCTGATGGGAGGGTGCACGGGCGTACGCCCGGCCCGGGTGGTGGTGCTGGGGGCCGGCACGGTGGGATGGAACGCCGCCCGCATCGCCGCCGCCATGGACGCCGAGGTGTTCCTGCTCGACCGCTCGCCCCAGCGGCTGCGTCAGCTGGAGGCCGACCGGCGCGGACGGCTGGTGAACCTCGTGAGCAGCCGCAGCCTGGTGGAACGCCTGGTGCCCGGCGCGGATCTGGTGATCGGCGCCGTGCTCACCCCCGGCGGCCGTGCCCCCACCCTGGTGGAGGAAGCCCTGGTGCAGCAGATGAAGCCAGGCTCGGTGATCGTGGATGTGGCCATCGACCAGGGGGGCTGCATCGCCACCAGCCGCGAGACCACCCACACCGACCCGGTGCATGCGGTGCATGGCGTGCAGCACTACGCCGTGGGCAACATGCCGGGAGCGGTTCCCTTCACCTCCACCGAGGCCCTGGTGAGCGTCACCCTGCCCTACATCCTGGTGATGGCGGGGCGGGGGCTAGCCGAGGCGGTCACCGACCGGCCGGAACTGCTCTCGGGGCTGAACACGGTGGATGGTGCGGTGTGCCATCCAGGCGTGGCCAAGGCGCTGGGGGTGGCACCGCGGCACCCGATGGCCTGCCTGCGCTGA
- a CDS encoding TIGR02466 family protein — protein sequence MPARTAAASPLHIQSLFPVALAQAQLHPDPMDLAIQLQALHHLRGEGCSNPDPGCAWTGDLHGVWQLHTHPSFSPLAGELSRLGHAFLDQLGFQRDRVSLHIQRCWPVISEADQVVGRHYHPNAHLSGVYYFTGDGSGRQGCLRLFPSRQVNELVPGMAVGHDGPLLSSPWCAGHWDLPPRAGLFVLFPSCLEHAVLPNQDPDALRCSLSIDFVLTAPPGQHPPEYLAPHPSAWQAC from the coding sequence ATGCCTGCGCGCACTGCAGCAGCGTCTCCACTGCACATCCAGTCCCTGTTCCCGGTGGCGCTGGCCCAGGCGCAGCTGCATCCCGATCCCATGGATCTGGCGATCCAGCTGCAGGCCCTGCATCATCTCCGGGGCGAGGGTTGCAGCAATCCAGACCCTGGATGCGCATGGACGGGCGATCTCCACGGGGTGTGGCAGCTGCACACCCACCCCAGCTTCTCCCCGCTCGCAGGGGAACTCAGCCGCCTCGGCCATGCCTTCCTGGACCAGCTCGGCTTTCAGCGTGATCGGGTGTCTCTCCACATCCAGCGGTGCTGGCCTGTGATCAGTGAGGCTGACCAGGTCGTGGGCCGTCACTACCATCCCAACGCCCATCTCAGCGGGGTCTACTACTTCACGGGCGACGGCTCCGGTCGCCAGGGATGCCTGCGGTTGTTCCCCTCCCGCCAGGTGAACGAGCTGGTACCGGGCATGGCGGTCGGGCATGACGGACCGCTGCTGAGTTCTCCCTGGTGCGCAGGCCACTGGGATTTGCCGCCCCGCGCAGGCCTCTTTGTGCTGTTCCCCTCCTGCCTGGAGCATGCCGTGCTCCCGAACCAGGATCCGGACGCGCTCCGCTGTTCTCTGAGCATCGACTTCGTTCTCACCGCGCCCCCTGGGCAGCACCCTCCGGAGTACCTGGCCCCCCATCCCAGTGCCTGGCAGGCCTGCTGA
- a CDS encoding DUF3326 domain-containing protein: MSPAEPLLTLMVIPTGIGCQVGGYAGDALPAARLLAAASGCLVTHPNVMNGAALYWRDPRIHYVEGAALDRFAARELALRPVRAQRVGVLLDAGIEVDLRQRHLQVIEACRATLGLDLGPVVVTDLPLEVTLEQGPSGSSWGRLLRPDALLRAGERLRDAGATAIAAVARFPEDPGSEALAAYRSGSGVDVLAGAEAVISHLLTDHLGLPCAHAPALSALPLDPQLDPRAAAEEIGHTFLPCVLVGLSQAPDLVALPSSAPEHWPPGWLHPSGIGAVVAPATALGGAAVLASAERGIPLIAVHNPGVLEVDAAALGLKVLSASSYSEAAGLVLALREGIHPGALSRPLQPLPPGPAWAGGEGEGDPRAGAGHPDGERAGQLR, translated from the coding sequence ATGAGCCCAGCAGAACCCCTGCTCACCCTGATGGTGATCCCCACCGGCATCGGCTGCCAGGTGGGGGGCTACGCCGGTGATGCGCTGCCGGCGGCCCGGCTGCTGGCAGCGGCCAGTGGCTGTCTGGTGACCCATCCCAATGTGATGAACGGCGCGGCGCTCTACTGGCGTGATCCCCGCATTCACTACGTGGAGGGAGCGGCCCTCGATCGCTTCGCAGCCCGGGAGCTGGCTCTGCGGCCGGTGCGTGCCCAGCGGGTCGGCGTGCTGCTGGATGCCGGCATCGAGGTGGACCTGCGCCAGCGGCACCTGCAGGTGATCGAAGCCTGCCGCGCCACGCTGGGTCTCGATCTCGGGCCGGTGGTCGTCACCGATCTGCCCCTGGAAGTGACTCTGGAGCAAGGGCCCAGTGGCTCCAGCTGGGGCCGTCTGCTCCGGCCGGATGCCCTGCTGCGGGCCGGCGAGCGTCTGCGCGATGCCGGGGCCACGGCGATCGCGGCGGTGGCGCGTTTTCCCGAGGATCCGGGCAGCGAAGCCCTGGCCGCCTACCGCAGCGGTTCCGGGGTGGATGTCCTGGCAGGGGCGGAGGCGGTGATCAGCCATCTGCTCACGGATCACCTCGGCTTGCCCTGCGCCCATGCCCCCGCCCTCTCTGCCCTTCCCCTGGACCCGCAGCTCGACCCCAGGGCTGCCGCCGAGGAGATCGGGCACACCTTCCTGCCCTGTGTGCTGGTGGGTCTGAGCCAGGCGCCCGATCTGGTGGCGCTGCCCAGCTCGGCTCCGGAGCACTGGCCGCCGGGTTGGCTTCACCCCAGCGGCATCGGGGCCGTGGTGGCCCCCGCCACCGCCCTGGGAGGCGCGGCGGTGCTGGCCAGCGCCGAGCGGGGGATTCCCCTGATCGCGGTGCACAACCCCGGCGTGCTGGAGGTGGATGCCGCCGCCCTGGGGCTGAAGGTCCTGTCCGCCTCGAGTTACAGCGAAGCGGCGGGCCTGGTGCTGGCTTTGCGGGAAGGCATCCATCCCGGTGCCCTCAGTCGGCCGCTCCAGCCCCTGCCCCCCGGGCCGGCCTGGGCTGGCGGGGAGGGGGAGGGGGATCCTCGGGCGGGAGCAGGGCACCCAGACGGCGAAAGAGCCGGTCAGCTTCGTTGA
- a CDS encoding 2Fe-2S iron-sulfur cluster-binding protein has translation MTQPQTFTITAVYEGVTHSFPCRADQTVLAAAEAAGVPLPSSCCSGVCTTCAARISEGTVHQPDAMGVKDELKQEGYALLCVAFPTSDLSLTAGMEDALYEIQFGQYQK, from the coding sequence GTGACTCAACCCCAGACCTTCACGATCACGGCTGTCTACGAGGGAGTGACCCACAGCTTTCCCTGCCGCGCCGATCAGACCGTGCTGGCTGCGGCAGAGGCCGCCGGGGTGCCGCTCCCCAGCTCGTGCTGCTCAGGGGTCTGCACAACCTGCGCGGCCCGTATCAGCGAGGGCACGGTGCACCAGCCCGATGCCATGGGGGTCAAGGACGAACTCAAGCAGGAGGGTTATGCCCTGCTTTGCGTCGCTTTTCCGACTAGCGATCTCTCCCTCACCGCTGGGATGGAAGACGCTCTCTATGAGATCCAGTTCGGCCAGTACCAGAAATGA